From the genome of Streptomyces sp. V2I9:
GCACTGCTGGTCGCCGTGGCGCTCGGGCGGAACGCGGCGGCGGCCCAGGACGCGTTCCTCGGGCTCGCGGGCGACTGGTCGGGGCGGTTCGCCGTCCTCCTGCTGGCCGCCGCGCTCGTGCCGAACGCCGCGCTCTGGGGAGCGGCGTACGGGCTCGGGCCCGGGTTCGCGGTCGGTACGGGAGCCACTGCGACACCGCTCGGTTTCGGCGGCACCCCGGCGGCCCCCCGCTTCCCCCTGCTGGCGGCCGTGCCGGAGCCGGGGCCGGGGGGCTGGCCGAACTGGGTGGCCGCCGCGGTCCCGGTGATGGCCGCGCTGGCGGTCGCCTGGTTCACCGTACGCAGGGCCGCGCCGGTGGACGCGCCCCGCGCACAGGCGTGGGGACCGCGCGAGACGGCGCGCGTGACCCTGCTCGCCGCGCTCGGGTGCGGCGCGGGAACGGCGCTGCTCACGGCGTTGGCCGGGGGGCCGCTCGGCACGGGGGAGCTGAGCGCTTTCGGCCCGGTGTGGTGGCTGACCGGGCCGGCGGCCCTCGCCTGGACGGCCGTCATCGGCGTACCGGCGGCTCTGCTGCTGCGCCTGTGGCGGCTGCGTACTCCGGGCTGGGCCTGGCGCAGGGACGTACCGGAAGCGCCGGTGGCCCCGGCGGCCGGGGATGAGGCCGCGCACCGGCGGGACCCGCACGGGGTCGAGGGTGAGGACGCGACCGGGTTCGCGGGTGCGGCGGCGGGGGAGGGGGCGGGAGGCGTCGGGCGTTCGCGCCGCCGGTGGACGCCGTGGCGCGGGCGGGGCAGGGCGAAGGGCGGCTCCGCCGAGGCCGGGCCGGGCGGTCCGGCGCGTCCGGCCGCCTCCTCGGTGCCGGCCCCCGGCAGGCCCCCCGAGGCGGGCTCCGGCGGGCCGTCCGGAACAGCGGCGCGGCAGGGCGGCGCGGGCTTCGAGCCGTACGACTTCCTGCCGACCGACCCGTGGCACGAGGAGGACGCGCGGGAGACCCGGTGGGCCTCTCTGAAGCGGGGGTCCGGCGGGCTGATGGCCGACTTCCCCGCCGCTCCCGCCCCGGACGGGCCGGCGGCCCGCCTTGCGGGACGTTCCGCGGACCGCCCCGTCGACGGGCCCGCCCACCGTTCCGCTGCGCCCACGGACCGTCCCGCCGGGGAGGCGGACGACGGCGGGGCGGGGGAGGGCGGGGCGGGGACTACTCCTTGACGCCGAAGAACGGCTCCAGCGGCTTCGGCAACTGATCGTTGCAGGCCACCGCGCCGGACTTGGTCAGGGCGTCGTTCACGCAGGTGTAGTAGTCGCTGTAGACGAGCTGCACGGTGAACGTCGTCGCCACGATGAGGAGCGCCAGCAGAGCGGTGACCAGGCCGCTGACGGCCGCCGTGGTCTGCTGCCTGGCGGCGACGCCCCGCGGCTCGGCGGACTGCCCGGCGGGCGCGGAGCCGGCACCGGAGCCGCCCGCCGCCCCCGTACCGTCCCCGCTCGCGCTTCCGGCGGCGGAAGCGGAGTCGGCCGTGCCCGTGCCACCTCCCCCGGAGGCGTTCCTCAGCGGGGTGCGCAGCGCGCTGATCGCCCAGTACGTCGCCAGCGCGCCGAGCAGGAGGGCGATCTCCGGGAAGTCGAAGAGGGCGAAGAAGAAGGCCCACATGCCGCCGAGCACCGCGTAGCGGGCGCGTCGCTGCGCGGGGTCCTTGGGGTCCCAGCGCAGTGCGCCCGGACCGCCGCGGTCGTTCCCGCCCTTGCCGCCGGGTCCGCCGGAGCCGTTCCCTCCGGGGCGTCCGCCGAAGCCGCCGCTGCCCCGGCCGGGCTGCTTGTCGCTCCACCGGCTGCCCCACGGACTGCCTGCCGAGGAGCCGTGGCCGCCGGAGCCGTTCCCCGCGGAGTCCTCGCTCCCGCCCGCGCCGTCCGCGCCGCTCGACGCGTAGGGGCGGCGCGGCTGCCACGGCTGGTCGGGCCGGCCGGCGGGCGGCGGTGCGAACGGGTTGTCCTCCTGCGGACTCTGCGGACTCTGCGGGTCCTGCGGGCCCCGCGCGTTCTGCGGGCCCTCGCCGGAGGACGGGCCGGACGAGCCCGGAGAGGAGGAGTCCGGCGAGGAGGAAGAGTCCGGCGAGGAGGAAGAGCGCTCCCGCATCAGCGGAGCGGGCCGCTCGGGCCGGGGAAGGCGGAAGGCGGTGCGACGGCGTCGGTCCGGCATGTGGTGAACGTCTTCCCCATCTCGTCATGTGCGCCCGCCGGACGGTTCGTCCGGATGCGGAACGGTTCGTCCGCCCGCTGGACGGTTCGCTGTCCCCTGACGCTACCTCCCGGTCACGCCCCCGTCCCGTGGGGGCTGTCGGGTGTGCCGGTATCGTTGCTGGCGGTCGGCCCGTTCGTAGGGTTCCCCGTATCGGGCGAAGCGATTCTCTCGTACGACCCTACAAAGAGCGTCCCCGTACCCCCGCCACCTGCGTCAGCGCGCGGTCATCACGTGAGAAAGGGCCCCGACGTGGCCTCCCCGCCCCCCTCCGCCCCTCCTGCCCGCCTGGTCGTGCTGGTCTCCGGCTCCGGTACGAACCTCCAGGCGCTCCTGGACGCCATCGGCGACGACCCGGCGTACGGGGCGCGGATCGTCGCGGTCGGCGCGGACCGGGACGGGACCGGCGGTGTGGAGCGCGCCGAACGGGCCGGAATCCCCACCTTCGTGTGCAAGGTCAAGGACCACGCGTCGCGTGCCGCGTGGGACCAGGCGCTCACCGCGCTGGTCGCCGAGCACCGGCCGGATCTCGTGGTCTCCGCGGGGTTCATGAAGATCGTGGGCCCGGCGTTCCTCGCCGCCTTCGGCGGGCGGACCGTCAACACCCACCCCGCCCTGCTGCCCAGCTTCCCCGGCGCCCACGGGGTGCGCGACGCGCTCGCGTACGGCGTCAAGGTCACGGGCTGCACCGTCCACTTCGTCGACGACGGCGTCGACACCGGTCCGATCATCGCGCAGGGCGTGGTCGAGGTGACCGAGGAGGACACCCCGGAGGGCGAAGCCGCCCTCCATGAACGCATCAAGGAAGTCGAGCGCTCGCTGCTCGTCGAGGCCGTGGGGCGGATCGCCCGTGACGGCCATCGCATTGAGGGACGAAAGGTTCATCTCGGTCATGTCGGTGAATAAGCCCATCCGCCGCGCCCTGGTCAGCGTCTACGACAAGACGGGGCTCGAAGACCTCGCCCGCGGTCTGCACGAGGCGGGCGTCGAACTCGTCTCCACCGGCTCCACCGCCGGGAGGATCGCCGCCGCCGGCGTCCCGGTCACCAAGGTCGAGGAGCTGACCGGCTTCCCGGAGTGCCTGGACGGCCGGGTCAAGACGCTGCACCCCCGCGTCCACGCCGGCATCCTCGCCGACCTGCGGCTGGACGCCCACCGCGACCAGCTGGCCGAACTGGGCGTCGAGCCCTTCGACCTGGTCGTGGTGAACCTCTACCCCTTCAAGGCGACCGTCGCCTCGGGCGCCTCCGACGACGAGTGCGTCGAGCAGATCGACATCGGCGGCCCCTCGATGGTCCGCGCCGCCGCCAAGAACCACCCCTCCGTCGCCGTCGTCACCAGCCCCGAGCGGTACGCGGACGTCCTGGCCGCGGTCAAGGCCGGCGGCTTCGACCTCACCGCCCGCAAGCGGCTCGCCGCCGAGGCGTTCCAGCACACCGCCGCCTACGACGTGGCCGTCGCCTCCTGGTTCGCCGACGACTACGCGGCCGCCGACGACTCGGGCCTCCCGGAGTTCCTGGGCGACACCTTCGCCCGCAAGAACGTCCTGCGCTACGGCGAGAACCCGCACCAGCCCGCCGCGCTCTACACCTCCGGCGACGGCGGCCTCGCGGAGGCCGAGCAGCTGCACGGCAAGGAGATGTCCTACAACAACTACACGGACACCGACGCCGCCCGCCGCGCTGCCTACGACCACGCCGAACCGTGCGTGGCGATCATCAAGCACGCCAACCCGTGCGGCATCGCGGTCGGCGCCGACGTCGCGGAGGCCCACCGCAAGGCCCACGCCTGCGACCCGCTCTCCGCGTTCGGCGGAGTCATCGCCGTCAACCGCCCGGTGACCGTCGAACTGGCCGAACAGGTCGCGGAGATCTTCACCGAGGTCATCGTCGCCCCGGCCTACGAGGACGGCGCGGTCGAGGTGCTGGCCCGCAAGAAGAACATCCGCGTCCTGCGCGCCCCCGACGCCCCGGCCGCGGCGTTCGAGGTCAAGCCGATCGACGGCGGCGCGCTGCTCCAGGCCGCCGACCGACTCCAGGCCGAGGGCGACGACCCGGCGAACTGGACGCTCGCCACCGGCGACGCGCTCCCCGAGGACCAGCTGCGCGAGCTGGCCTTCGCCTGGAAGGCGTGCCGCGCGGTCAAGTCCAACGCGATCCTCCTCGCCAAGGACGGCGCGTCGGTCGGCGTCGGCATGGGTCAGGTCAACCGGGTCGACTCCGCGAAGCTCGCCGTCGAGCGGGCGGGCGAGGAGCGGGCCGCCGGCTCGTACGCCGCCTCCGACGCGTTCTTCCCGTTCCCGGACGGCCTGGAGATCCTCACGGCCGCCGGCGTCAGGGCCGTCGTCCAGCCCGGCGGCTCCGTCCGCGACGAGCTGGTCGTCGAGGCCGCGCGGAAGGCCGGGGTGACCATGTACTTCACGGGCACCCGCCACTTCTTCCACTGATCGCTCCGGCGCCGCCCGGCGGCCGCACCCCGCAGCGGGGTGCGGCCGCCGCCGTCTCCGTCGTACGGGGCCCGCCCCCCGCTCTGTTCTAATGACACGGCCGTAGCAATCCCTAGCGGGGGCAGTCACCGTGCTTGAGCTGAACAAGAGTGGAACGGACCGGTCGGAGCCGGGCCGCCTGCCCGCCCAGGGGCCGGGGCCGGACAGCCGCCCGGCGGGCGACGCGCCGAGCACGGCGGAGACCGCCCCCGAGCACGTTTCGTGGCGTCCGTACCTCGTCGCCGCCGCGATCCTCTGCACGCTCTACTTCCTCTACGCGTACTTCCAGTGGGCCCGCTTCGGCTCGCCCTCCTGGGATCTCGGGATCTTCGAGCAGGAGGTGCGGGCGTACGCCGCGTTCGACGCCCCGGTCGTCGACATCAAGGGCCCCGGCTATCTGATCCTCGGCGACCACTTCTCCCCGATCGTGGCGCTGCTGGCCCCGCTGTACTGGATCTGGCCGTCCGCCGCGGCCCTGCTCCTCGCCCAGGCCGCGCTCTTCGCGCTCGGCGCGGCCGTCGTCGGCCGCACCGCCCAGCAGCTCCTCGGCGGGCGCTCCGGCCTCTGCGTCACCGTCGCGTACGGGCTCTCCTGGGGCATCCAGGAAGCGGTCAAGGCCGACTTCCACGAGATCGCCTTCGCCGTGCCGCTGCTCGCCCTCGTCTGCCGGGCCCTGCTCCTGGAGCGGTACACGGCCGCCCTGCTCTGGTCGCTCCCGCTGGTCCTGGTGAAGGAGGACCTCGGCGCGACCGTCGCCGTCGTCGGCTTCCTGCTCTTCGTGCACGGCCGCCGCCTCCAGGGCGCGTTGCTCGCCGTGTTCGGGGTCACCGCCTTCGTCGTCACGCTCACGGTCCTCATCCCGGCCGCCAGCAGCGCCGGCCGTTACGACTACTGGCAGAAGATCGACAAGAACGGCGAGCAGGACGTCTCGATGCTGGACTCCGTCCTCGGCGTCCTCAACTCCTCCGTCAAGGTCGAGATGCTGGTCTTCCTGCTCGGCATCACCGCGTTCATGGCACTGCGTTCCCCGCTGACGCTGCTGATCGTCCCCACCCTCGGCTGGCGGCTGCTCTCCCAGGACAGCAACCACTGGGGCATGGTCTGGCACTACAGCGCGATCCTCATGCCGGTGCTCTTCCTCGCGCTGGCCGACGGCGTCCGCCGCAGCCGCGACTCGCAGCGGCCCTGGCTCGCCTCGTACGCGAAGGTCGCCGTGCCCGTCGCGGCCGCGATCGCCGTCGCGATGACCCAGCACCTGCCGCTGCGCGACCTGCTGCGCCCGGAGACCTACCGCACCGACGACGTCCGCAGCCGGGCGGCGCGGGCGGCGCTCGACGCCGTCCCGGTCGGAGCGCGGGTCGAGACGGACATCACGCTGATGGCCCACCTCACCTCCGACCGCACCGTCTACTGGATCGGCGGAGCCCCCGGCACGGCGCCCGACATCGTCGCCATCAACCTGGACTTCGGCTGGTCCCGCCCGATCCAGGACCCGGTGGCGTACGCCGAACAACTGCACCCCGAGGCGCGTTACCGGCTCAAGCACCGGGGCGGCAGCTTCGTGGTGATGGAGCGGACGACGCCGGAGCCGGCGGAGATTCCGGGCGTACGGAGCGACTGACCGCGGCCTGCGGCCCGTACGCGCGAAGGCCGCCCCCGGTGAACGGGCGCGGCCTTCGTACGGTGCGGTGCTGCGGAGCGTCAGTTGGCCTTGACGACGACCGACGAGCAGACCTTGTCCGCGAACGTCTGCTTCTTCTGGTCCCACAGCGGCCACAGCCAGCCGATGTAGCAGGCGATGCTGTCCAGGAAGTGGGCCAGGCGGCGCACGAAGGCCATGCCGAAGCCGAGCGGACGGCCGTCGGCCTCGCGCAGCAGGCGGATGCCCACGGCCTTCTTGCCGATCGTCTGGCCGGTGGTGCCCTCCTGGTACAGCTGCCAGATGGTGAGACCGATCATCGCCAGGAAGCCGAGCAGGGCGAGCGTGGCACCGGCCGAGTCGCCCAGGGCGGCGCCGATGCCGGCGAAGGCGAGGTACGGGACGGAGACGATGAGCCCGTCGATGATGAGCCCGCCCGCGCGCAGGCCCCAGTGCGCCAGCTCCGGCATGCCGCCGCCGTAGCCGGGCTGCTGCGGGTAGCCGCCGCCGTACGGCTGGCCCGGCTGCTGCGGGTAACCGGGCTGCTGCTGCGGATAGCCGTAGCCCTGCGGCGGGACACCCTGCGGAGCCTGCTGGGGGTAGCCGTAACCGGGCTGTCCCTGCGGCGGGCCCTGGGGCGGCTGGCCGGGCTGCTGCCCGTACGGGTTGTTCGGGTCGCCGAAGCTCATAAGGGGTGTTCCTTCAACAGACGTGTGGGGACGAGATGGCCACACGGAGGAAGGACATCGATCGGCGGCCCGCCCCCCGTACAACCGCGACCCTCATCGTTATAAGCGGAACATATGTTTGTCCAGTCCAGGGCCCCGGACGTTGTGCAAGTGCAACGTCCGGTACGGGGCGGCACCGGCAATTGGTACGCGGGCGGGGTCATCCGCGAGGATGGGGGCCATGACTGCCCAGATTCTCGATGGCAAGGCCACCGCTGCCGCGATCAAGTCCGATCTGACCGTCCGTGTGGCGGCCCTCAAGGCCCGGGGGATCACCCCCGGCCTCGGAACCCTGCTCGTCGGGGACGACCCGGGCAGCCGGTGGTACGTCAACGGCAAGCACCGCGACTGCGCCGAGGTCGGCATCGGCTCCATCCAGCGCGAACTCCCCGACACCGCCACCCAGGAGGAGATCGAGGACGTCGTCCGGGAGCTGAACGCCAACCCCGAGTGCACCGGTTACATCGTCCAGCTGCCGCTGCCCAAGGGCATCGACACCAACCGGATCCTGGAGCTGATGGACCCGGCGAAGGACGCCGACGGACTGCACCCGATGAGCCTCGGCCGTCTCGTCCTCAACGAGACCGGCCCGCTGCCCTGCACCCCGCAGGGCGTCGTCCAGCTGCTGCGCGCGCACGGCGTGGAGATCGACGGGGCGCACGTCGTGGTCGTCGGACGCGGTGTCACCATCGGCCGGTCGATCCCGCTGCTGCTGACCCGTAGGACGGAGAACGCCACGGTCACCCAGTGCCACACCGGCACGCGGGACCTCTCCGCCCATCTTCGGCAGGCCGACATCATCGTCGCCGCCGCCGGGGTCCAGCACCTGATCAAGCCGGAGGACGTGAAGCCGGGCGCGGCCGTCCTCGACGTCGGCGTCAGCCGGGACGAGAACGGCAAGATCGTCGGGGACGTGCATCCGGGGGTCCGCGAGGTGGCCGCCTGGGTCGCCCCGAACCCCGGCGGCGTCGGCCCGATGACGCGCGCCCAGCTGCTGGTCAACGTGGTCGAGGCGGCCGAGCGCGCCGCCGCCGACGCCGTCGACACCGCCGCCGCGGGCTGACGGCCGGATCACGGAGGGGGACCCCATGGGTGCTGGTACGAGTCCGGCCGACCCCGCCCCGGCGGGCCGGGCGGCGGACGGACCGGGCGGGCAGGACGAGCCGGGCCGGCAGGACGGGCAGGACGCGGCCGGGTCCGCCGAGGAGGCGGCCGCGGGCCCCCGGCCCCGGTCTCGGCGGTTCCCCCGGTTCACGCGGGACACCGCCCGGCCCGAGGGCGGCGGCCGGGCCGCGCCCGGCGACGCGCCCGCCCCGGCCCGGCAGTGGCCGCTGCTCACCGTGCTCGGCGCGGCGGGGCTGGGCCTGCTGATCGTGGCGCTGGACCCGTTCGCGGAGGCGTTCCGCGTGGGGACCGTCCTCATCGGCTGCGCGCTGATCACCGGCGCCGTGCTGCGCTGGACGGTGCCCTCGGTCGGGATGCTGGCGGTGCGTTCCCGCTTCACCGACCTGGTCACGTACGGGCTGATGGGCACGGCGATCGTGCTGCTCGCGCTGGTCGCACAGCCCGGCCCGTGGCTGGACGTCCCGATCGTGGAGGACGTGGTCCGCTTCACGATCCGCTAGGCGGTGCCGTCACACCGCCGGGCCGCCCCGAGGCGTCGATCGTGGTGCCCGTCCCTACCCCCGAGGAGGGACGGGCACCACGACGGAAACGGGGCGACCGGGGAAGAAGCCCCGGTACACGCCGGGACGGGCTGCCGTGCCCCGTCCCGATTCCAGCGTCATGGACATGAAAGGCCGGAGCAAGCGCTCCCTGTGGCCTGTGGCACGGAAGTGACCATTCCGGCACGGTGTGATCGTTGCGCAACGATGGCAGACTGGCACGGCGCACCGACACGGCGCACGGAGCGGCACCGAGCGGCGGAGCGGTGACCGGGTGGTGACCGGCGCGGGGTTCGCGGCGCGTGGCGATACGCTCCCCTTCCCGCATGCTTCTGTGCGCCCCCTCGTCAGGAACTGACACCCTGGTTCGGCGCATCCTCGTGGGTGGTCCGCCGCCGGTCCCGGACAACCGGGCAGCGGACGGACCGGGGCCGCGCGGGCGGAGGCCGGCCGCGGCGGGGTACAGCAAGCACGTCCGGGGGGACACGAGGGGGGAAGGGAAAAGACCATGCCTCGTTGGAAGGCTCTGCCCGAAGAGCTCGATCCGCAGATCAGGGAGTTCACCAGCCAGCTGCGCCGGCTCGTCGACCGCAGCGGGCTCAACATCAACGCGGTGGCCGACAGCACCGGTTACAGCAAGACGTCCTGGGAGCGGTACCTCAACGGGCGGCTGCTCGCCCCGCGCGGGGCCGTCGTGGCCCTCGCCGAGGTGACGGACGCCCCGCAGCACCACCTCATGACCATGTGGGAGCTGGCGGAGCGGGCCTGGAGCCGGGCCGAGATGCGTCACGACATGACGATGGAGACCATCCGGATCTCGCAGGCCCGGGCCGCGCTCGACCACCACGGCACGACCGCTCCCGGTGCTCCCACGGGCGGCCGCTCCGGCCGGACCGGCCGGTCCTCCGCAGTCGGCCACCCCGCTGACGCGGCCCACCGGCCGGACGGCCGCGGGGCCGACGCCTACGGCTTCCCCGCGCCCGACGCCCACGGCGGCCACGACCCGGCGCGCCCGCCGTCCGTGCCTCAGCAGCGCGGCGGCGAGCGGGGAGCCCGCCGAGCGAGGCCGGAGGCGTCCTCCCGGAGGGGCCGGAAGGCCGCGGGCGGTGCCCGCCGCAAGGGCCCCATGCTGGTCGTCGGCGCGGTCGGCGCCCTGATCGTCGTGGTCGGCGCGGTCCTGCTCGCGCCGGGCGGCGACGACGCGGCCAAGGCCACCCCGCCCCCGTCGAAGACCCCCAGCGCGGCCGCCCCCGAGCGGCCCGTGGGCGTCGAGTGCAGCGGCGCGGACTGCGCCGGGCAGGACCCGGAAAAGATGGGCTGCGGCGGCGAGTTCGCCCGCACGGTGGCCACCGCCGTGGTCGGCGGCGGCAAGATCGAGGTCCGCTACAGCAAGGTGTGCTCCGCCGCCTGGGCCCGGCTCACCGAGGCGGCGATCGGTGACACCGTGCAGATCACCGCGGGCAAGGGCGCGCAGGACGGTGAGGTCATGGGGGACACGGACGCGTACACGCCGATGATCGCGGTGAAGAAGCCGTCCGACGCGAAGGCGTGCGCGACGCTCACCTCCGGCACGGAGGGCTGCACCGATCCGGGACGGTGACCCGCCGGGGCGGGGTCGGGCACGCCGACGTTCGTCCGTGCGGCGCCACGCGGTCCCGTAGCCACGGGGCGCGCGGCCCACGGCCTCGGTACGGGGCGCGGCCCGTACCGCCGTACGGGATGTGCGGTGCGTACCCGCGTGAGCGGCGCGTGACGGAGTGCCCGGCGCGAACGGCGCGTGCGGCGCGTAACGAGGTGCGCCGGGCCTACAGCGCGTGCGGTGCGTGACCGGTTGTGCGCGGTGCCACAGGGGGGCGGGCGGCCCGGTGCGCCCCGGTCCGATAGCCTGGCCGCCGGATATCTCTTCACGTCAAGATTCGTCGGGGCGCGGAGGGAGTCCAGCACCAGGGTCCGGCACCAGGGGCCGGGACCCCCACCGCCAGCTGTCTAAACGGAGACCGCCATGACCCGCACTCCCGTGAATGTCACCGTGACCGGCGCAGCCGGCCAGATCGGCTACGCGCTGCTCTTCCGCATCGCCTCCGGCCACCTGCTCGGCCCGGACGTGCCGGTCAACCTGCGCCTCCTGGAGATCCCGCAGGGCGTCAAGGCCGCCGAGGGCACCGCGATGGAGCTCGACGACTGCGCCTTCCCGCTGCTCAAGGGCATCGAGATCACCGACGACCCGAACGTCGGCTTCGCCGGTGCGAACGTCGCCCTCCTCGTCGGCGCCCGCCCGCGCACCAAGGGCATGGAGCGCGGCGACCTGCTCGCCGCCAACGGCGGCATCTTCAAGCCGCAGGGCAAGGCCATCAACGACAACGCCGCGGACGACATCAAGGTCCTCGTCGTCGGCAACCCGGCCAACACCAACGCGCTCATCGCGCAGGCCGCCGCCCCGGACGTACCGGCCGAGCGCTTCACCGCGATGACCCGCCTGGACCACAACCGCGCGATCTCGCAGCTGGCCGCCAAGACCGGCGCCGCCGTCTCCGACATCAAGAAGCTGACGATCTGGGGCAACCACTCGGCCACCCAGTACCCGGACATCTTCCACGCGGAGATCGCCGGCAAGAACGCGGCCGAGCTGATCGACGACGAGGCGTGGCTGGCCGACACCTTCATCCCGACCGTCGCCAAGCGCGGCGCCGCGATCATCGAGGCCCGTGGCGCGTCCTCGGCCGCCTCCGCCGCCAACGCCGCCATCGACCACGTCCACACCTGGGTCAACGGCACCGCCGCCGGCGACTGGACCTCGATGGGCATCCCGTCGGACGGCTCCTACGGCGTCCCGGAGGGCATCATCTCCTCCTTCCCGGTCACCACGAAGAACGGTACGTACGAGATCGTCCAGGGCCTGGACATCAACGAGTTCTCCCGTGCGCGCATCGACGCCTCGGCCAAGGAGCTCACCGAGGAGCGCGACGCGGTCCGCGAACTCGGCCTCATCTGATCCACCGCCTCATCCGGCCGGCCGCCGCGTCCGAGCCGTAGCCGTCATCGCCACGGCACCCGCGCACGCGGCACCCCGAGCGCCCCCGGCAGCATCCGCCGCCGGGGGCGTCTCCGTTCCCGCCGCGCACCGCGCACATCGGCTCGGTGACCGGCAGCGCCTTCCCCGTAGGCGACCACAACACCGTCACCCAGCACCAGCACACCGCCCCCGCCGCCCGGACCTGGGCCGAACTGCTGCGCGCCGTAAGGGAACTGCGCGCCGATCTCGCCCGGTCCACCGCCTCCGACACCACGGAGATACTCGACGCGGAACCGGTCTCGGTGGCGGACGAGATCGAGACGGCGGGAGCCGCCGAGCAGGGCCGGCCGGCCCTGCTCGGCGGGCCCTGGCCGCCGCCGGGGCCCTCACCGGGAGCCCGGCGTCCGGCGTCGCGGTGGCCGAGGCACCGGCCGCCCTGCCGGGAGGCCGAACGATGGCCGGGGGCGGCGGAGTGCGCGGGAACGACGAGGAGCAGCGCCGGGAGACCGGGACGACGGCCCCTTCCCCCGCCTGACCCGCGCTCTTTCGGACCCGGCTCCTTCCGCAGAGCCGGGCCGCAGGGCCACGCCGGACAGGCGCGGGAGCCGTCAGCTCGTGAAGTCGCCCGGCGTGTAGTGGCCCGGCGTCAGCCGGCCGGTGACGCCGAAGCGGTTCCAGGCGTTGATCACGGTGATCGCCGCGATCAGCTGGGCCAGCTCGGTCTCCTCGAAGTGCTCGGCGGCCTCCGCGTACACCTCGTCCGGGACGAAGCCGTCCGTGAGGACGGTGACCGCCTCGGTGAGCGCGAGCGCCGCCAGCTCCTTCCCGGTGTAGAAGTGCCGCGACTCCCGCCAGGCGCTGAGCTGGATGATCCGCTCGGCGGACTCACCCGCCGCGAGCGCGTCCTTGCTGTGCATGTCCAGGCAGAACGCG
Proteins encoded in this window:
- a CDS encoding DUF6350 family protein, yielding MTQRGPLVTADRNRTLALASALVRGAVAAGLGLGALAVLVTVVWISSPHPDSGPGGAWRVAAGVWLLAHGAGVVRPDTLSGVPAPVGVVPLLLVVGPVWLAHRAARDAAEPEEGRSRLSRAGAFGAVTAGYLLVVAGAAAYARGGALRADPDTLVFPVVLVVAGAAAAGVWTAAGRPLGPLPSWSPLALQEAAARTLFRDRAEAACRSAAVGLAVLLGGGALLVAVALGRNAAAAQDAFLGLAGDWSGRFAVLLLAAALVPNAALWGAAYGLGPGFAVGTGATATPLGFGGTPAAPRFPLLAAVPEPGPGGWPNWVAAAVPVMAALAVAWFTVRRAAPVDAPRAQAWGPRETARVTLLAALGCGAGTALLTALAGGPLGTGELSAFGPVWWLTGPAALAWTAVIGVPAALLLRLWRLRTPGWAWRRDVPEAPVAPAAGDEAAHRRDPHGVEGEDATGFAGAAAGEGAGGVGRSRRRWTPWRGRGRAKGGSAEAGPGGPARPAASSVPAPGRPPEAGSGGPSGTAARQGGAGFEPYDFLPTDPWHEEDARETRWASLKRGSGGLMADFPAAPAPDGPAARLAGRSADRPVDGPAHRSAAPTDRPAGEADDGGAGEGGAGTTP
- the purH gene encoding bifunctional phosphoribosylaminoimidazolecarboxamide formyltransferase/IMP cyclohydrolase, which codes for MSVNKPIRRALVSVYDKTGLEDLARGLHEAGVELVSTGSTAGRIAAAGVPVTKVEELTGFPECLDGRVKTLHPRVHAGILADLRLDAHRDQLAELGVEPFDLVVVNLYPFKATVASGASDDECVEQIDIGGPSMVRAAAKNHPSVAVVTSPERYADVLAAVKAGGFDLTARKRLAAEAFQHTAAYDVAVASWFADDYAAADDSGLPEFLGDTFARKNVLRYGENPHQPAALYTSGDGGLAEAEQLHGKEMSYNNYTDTDAARRAAYDHAEPCVAIIKHANPCGIAVGADVAEAHRKAHACDPLSAFGGVIAVNRPVTVELAEQVAEIFTEVIVAPAYEDGAVEVLARKKNIRVLRAPDAPAAAFEVKPIDGGALLQAADRLQAEGDDPANWTLATGDALPEDQLRELAFAWKACRAVKSNAILLAKDGASVGVGMGQVNRVDSAKLAVERAGEERAAGSYAASDAFFPFPDGLEILTAAGVRAVVQPGGSVRDELVVEAARKAGVTMYFTGTRHFFH
- a CDS encoding DUF2079 domain-containing protein, with product MLELNKSGTDRSEPGRLPAQGPGPDSRPAGDAPSTAETAPEHVSWRPYLVAAAILCTLYFLYAYFQWARFGSPSWDLGIFEQEVRAYAAFDAPVVDIKGPGYLILGDHFSPIVALLAPLYWIWPSAAALLLAQAALFALGAAVVGRTAQQLLGGRSGLCVTVAYGLSWGIQEAVKADFHEIAFAVPLLALVCRALLLERYTAALLWSLPLVLVKEDLGATVAVVGFLLFVHGRRLQGALLAVFGVTAFVVTLTVLIPAASSAGRYDYWQKIDKNGEQDVSMLDSVLGVLNSSVKVEMLVFLLGITAFMALRSPLTLLIVPTLGWRLLSQDSNHWGMVWHYSAILMPVLFLALADGVRRSRDSQRPWLASYAKVAVPVAAAIAVAMTQHLPLRDLLRPETYRTDDVRSRAARAALDAVPVGARVETDITLMAHLTSDRTVYWIGGAPGTAPDIVAINLDFGWSRPIQDPVAYAEQLHPEARYRLKHRGGSFVVMERTTPEPAEIPGVRSD
- a CDS encoding DUF3017 domain-containing protein; this encodes MGAGTSPADPAPAGRAADGPGGQDEPGRQDGQDAAGSAEEAAAGPRPRSRRFPRFTRDTARPEGGGRAAPGDAPAPARQWPLLTVLGAAGLGLLIVALDPFAEAFRVGTVLIGCALITGAVLRWTVPSVGMLAVRSRFTDLVTYGLMGTAIVLLALVAQPGPWLDVPIVEDVVRFTIR
- a CDS encoding bifunctional methylenetetrahydrofolate dehydrogenase/methenyltetrahydrofolate cyclohydrolase, giving the protein MTAQILDGKATAAAIKSDLTVRVAALKARGITPGLGTLLVGDDPGSRWYVNGKHRDCAEVGIGSIQRELPDTATQEEIEDVVRELNANPECTGYIVQLPLPKGIDTNRILELMDPAKDADGLHPMSLGRLVLNETGPLPCTPQGVVQLLRAHGVEIDGAHVVVVGRGVTIGRSIPLLLTRRTENATVTQCHTGTRDLSAHLRQADIIVAAAGVQHLIKPEDVKPGAAVLDVGVSRDENGKIVGDVHPGVREVAAWVAPNPGGVGPMTRAQLLVNVVEAAERAAADAVDTAAAG
- the purN gene encoding phosphoribosylglycinamide formyltransferase, with the translated sequence MASPPPSAPPARLVVLVSGSGTNLQALLDAIGDDPAYGARIVAVGADRDGTGGVERAERAGIPTFVCKVKDHASRAAWDQALTALVAEHRPDLVVSAGFMKIVGPAFLAAFGGRTVNTHPALLPSFPGAHGVRDALAYGVKVTGCTVHFVDDGVDTGPIIAQGVVEVTEEDTPEGEAALHERIKEVERSLLVEAVGRIARDGHRIEGRKVHLGHVGE
- a CDS encoding RDD family protein, giving the protein MSFGDPNNPYGQQPGQPPQGPPQGQPGYGYPQQAPQGVPPQGYGYPQQQPGYPQQPGQPYGGGYPQQPGYGGGMPELAHWGLRAGGLIIDGLIVSVPYLAFAGIGAALGDSAGATLALLGFLAMIGLTIWQLYQEGTTGQTIGKKAVGIRLLREADGRPLGFGMAFVRRLAHFLDSIACYIGWLWPLWDQKKQTFADKVCSSVVVKAN